From one Pseudoalteromonas ulvae UL12 genomic stretch:
- the queG gene encoding tRNA epoxyqueuosine(34) reductase QueG, translating to MTAPNINYPELALQIKQWGTELGFDQVAISDINLSEHESQLKRWLALGYHGEMEYMAAHGMKRARPAELVPGTQRVICVRMNYLPPDASFAKNLKNTDKAYISRYALGRDYHKLMRNRLKKLGERIEQQVGQFGFRPFVDSAPVLERQLAEKSGLGWTGKHSLILNQEAGSWFFLGELFIDLPLPIDGPVEEKCGSCVACIKLCPTNAIVEPYVVDARRCISYLTIELQGAIPIEFRPLIGNRVYGCDDCQLICPWNRYGQLTAEDDFHARKQLKDKELIELFSWDEATFLKNTEGSAIRRIGHQRWLRNLAVGLGNASFNEHIISTLKEANLNASPLVSEHIEWAISEQLRKREQNKKTQRLIKAIEKGLPRDA from the coding sequence GTGACTGCACCGAATATTAACTATCCTGAACTAGCTCTACAAATTAAGCAATGGGGCACCGAGCTTGGCTTTGATCAAGTTGCCATCAGTGATATCAACTTAAGTGAGCACGAAAGCCAACTTAAGCGCTGGTTAGCACTTGGTTACCATGGTGAAATGGAGTATATGGCCGCGCATGGTATGAAGCGCGCACGACCAGCTGAACTAGTTCCAGGCACACAACGAGTGATTTGCGTTAGAATGAACTACCTGCCACCCGATGCCAGTTTTGCAAAAAATCTCAAAAATACAGACAAAGCCTACATTAGCCGATACGCCCTTGGGCGCGACTACCATAAACTTATGCGCAATCGTCTTAAGAAACTAGGAGAACGCATTGAACAGCAAGTTGGGCAATTTGGTTTTCGTCCATTCGTTGATTCCGCTCCGGTTTTAGAAAGACAATTAGCAGAAAAATCAGGATTAGGTTGGACAGGTAAGCACAGCTTAATTTTGAATCAAGAAGCCGGCTCGTGGTTTTTCTTAGGAGAGTTATTCATTGATCTGCCTTTACCAATCGATGGACCTGTCGAAGAAAAGTGCGGCAGCTGTGTCGCTTGTATAAAGCTATGCCCAACTAACGCAATTGTTGAGCCATATGTTGTGGATGCGAGGCGATGCATATCTTATTTAACTATCGAGTTACAAGGAGCCATTCCAATTGAGTTTCGTCCTTTGATTGGTAATCGTGTTTATGGCTGTGATGATTGCCAACTTATTTGTCCATGGAATCGCTATGGGCAACTGACTGCTGAAGATGATTTTCATGCTCGTAAACAATTAAAAGATAAAGAGTTAATTGAGCTTTTTTCATGGGATGAAGCCACATTTTTAAAAAATACCGAAGGCAGTGCTATTCGCAGAATTGGTCATCAACGTTGGTTAAGAAATCTAGCGGTTGGTTTAGGTAATGCCTCTTTCAATGAACACATCATCTCTACACTTAAAGAGGCCAATCTTAATGCATCACCGTTAGTGAGCGAACATATTGAATGGGCCATTTCCGAGCAATTAAGAAAACGCGAGCAAAATAAAAAAACACAGCGTTTAATCAAAGCG
- a CDS encoding NAD(P)H-hydrate dehydratase → MKKMYTDNLPQIAYAAEQVQQHEAQVANTCGIAMFDLMKQAGLAVYQVIGDVYPNASRILIFTGAGNNAGDGYIVADLALMDNYQVTVVALKAPECLTGDAKRAFELFSRHQHAPISWHAFINDSAADYDVVIDAMLGTGFSGPLKDSFSNACAWVNKQHNIPVIAVDVPTGVNANSSQVCEQAIFADVTVSFIALKQGLLTGLAKEHVGQLLFAGLGIDDTFSITIPTAITFKRLSYLKEALAKRSLSTYKNQLGHVLCIGGNLGMAGAIRLSAEAALRSGAGLVSVATHPENCALVQQGRYELMVHGMRSPNEITQLIAKASVIVIGPGLGQDEWSRALFKIVLNKASVPVIIDADGLNLLASLQSTSLPKGSVLTPHQGEMKRLLSATKNQWCEDRFDCVRTLAKMYQAVAIYKGPGTLVCEQDRININQTGSAALASAGMGDVLSGIIAGLIAQKMNAFEATQLAVAIHGAAAQNIEHLGSRGLLASDLFPEIRRLIG, encoded by the coding sequence ATGAAAAAAATGTACACTGATAATTTACCACAAATCGCCTATGCAGCGGAACAAGTTCAGCAGCATGAAGCTCAAGTTGCCAATACATGCGGCATTGCGATGTTTGATTTAATGAAGCAAGCAGGGTTGGCTGTTTATCAGGTTATCGGTGACGTTTACCCAAATGCATCACGGATCTTAATTTTTACTGGTGCAGGAAATAATGCCGGTGATGGCTACATTGTTGCTGACTTGGCGTTGATGGATAATTACCAAGTCACGGTTGTGGCACTTAAAGCTCCTGAATGTTTAACAGGAGACGCAAAACGTGCATTTGAATTATTTTCTCGTCATCAGCACGCGCCGATAAGTTGGCACGCGTTTATTAATGATTCTGCTGCGGATTATGATGTTGTCATTGATGCAATGTTGGGAACTGGCTTTTCGGGACCTCTCAAAGACTCTTTCAGTAATGCATGCGCTTGGGTTAATAAACAACATAACATACCTGTTATTGCTGTTGATGTGCCTACAGGCGTTAATGCCAATTCTAGTCAGGTATGTGAGCAGGCTATTTTCGCTGACGTTACAGTTAGTTTTATCGCCTTAAAACAAGGTTTGCTGACTGGTTTGGCAAAAGAACATGTTGGGCAGTTATTGTTTGCTGGTTTAGGTATCGATGATACTTTTTCAATAACCATACCCACAGCGATTACCTTTAAACGCCTCTCATACCTTAAAGAGGCTTTGGCAAAAAGAAGCCTCAGCACGTACAAAAACCAGTTAGGTCATGTGTTATGTATTGGTGGAAATCTTGGGATGGCCGGTGCAATTCGTTTATCTGCAGAAGCTGCATTACGCAGTGGGGCTGGGCTGGTAAGTGTAGCGACACACCCTGAAAATTGCGCGCTAGTTCAACAAGGCCGCTATGAATTAATGGTTCATGGCATGCGTTCACCCAATGAAATAACTCAGTTGATTGCAAAAGCTTCAGTGATAGTTATAGGGCCTGGATTAGGACAAGATGAGTGGTCGCGAGCATTGTTTAAAATAGTACTTAACAAAGCCTCAGTGCCGGTTATTATTGATGCTGATGGTTTGAACTTACTTGCATCATTGCAGTCAACGTCATTACCAAAAGGGTCTGTTTTGACTCCGCACCAAGGGGAAATGAAGCGTCTTTTGAGTGCAACAAAAAATCAATGGTGTGAAGATCGCTTTGATTGCGTACGGACATTGGCCAAAATGTATCAGGCTGTTGCGATTTACAAAGGCCCAGGGACCTTGGTTTGTGAACAAGATCGTATAAATATCAATCAAACAGGTTCTGCTGCGTTAGCGAGTGCTGGGATGGGTGATGTGTTATCTGGTATTATTGCCGGATTAATTGCTCAAAAAATGAATGCGTTTGAAGCCACTCAGTTGGCTGTTGCAATTCATGGGGCGGCAGCTCAGAATATTGAACACTTAGGTTCGCGCGGTTTGTTGGCGAGTGACTTATTTCCTGAGATTAGACGCCTGATTGGCTAG
- the tsaE gene encoding tRNA (adenosine(37)-N6)-threonylcarbamoyltransferase complex ATPase subunit type 1 TsaE, with amino-acid sequence MYKFECGLKNEEATVAMGAMLANVLGDGAVVFLHGDLGAGKTTLTRGIIQGFGHQGKVKSPTYTIVEPYELAEHNIYHFDLYRLADPEELEFMGIRDYFASSAICLIEWPEKGGLLLAEPDLQITLEYVDEQRKISIMGSTEKGQSIVAKLKTYAS; translated from the coding sequence ATGTATAAATTTGAATGTGGCCTCAAAAACGAAGAAGCCACTGTTGCTATGGGCGCAATGCTTGCCAATGTGTTGGGTGATGGTGCGGTTGTGTTCTTACATGGTGATTTAGGTGCCGGAAAAACAACGCTAACCCGTGGCATTATTCAAGGCTTTGGGCATCAGGGAAAAGTTAAAAGTCCAACATATACGATTGTTGAGCCTTACGAGTTAGCAGAGCATAATATTTATCACTTTGATTTGTATCGATTAGCGGATCCGGAAGAGCTCGAATTCATGGGAATTAGAGATTATTTTGCAAGCTCAGCTATATGTTTGATTGAATGGCCTGAAAAAGGTGGCTTATTGCTTGCTGAACCTGATTTACAGATCACCCTTGAGTATGTTGATGAACAACGAAAAATCAGTATCATGGGTAGTACAGAGAAAGGTCAATCTATTGTTGCTAAACTAAAAACATATGCAAGTTAA
- a CDS encoding N-acetylmuramoyl-L-alanine amidase: protein MQVNILKIIISCLCLLFVCSFPAHATKQNEITSVRVWPSPQSTRVVFDLQQKPEFSYFMLKNPLRLVVDFKETKQDQVLPQVTGEHSVISKIRYSKPKKKGWVRIVLELNQSVKPVLFALAPTEPYTDRLVVDLYGKNPEKKTTPAIAKNRDISGDRDIVIAVVAGHGGEDPGSIGPSGTYEKTITLQIAKRLAALIDKQPGMKAVLPRTGDYYVKLNTRSERARQHKADFLISIHADAFVTPQPSGASVFVLSLRRANTETAKWIEDSEKQSELLGGAADVIKDTQNEKYLAQALLDMSMDHSMRTGMQVADEVTKELAKVTKMHKKRPQAASLAVLKSPDIPSILVETGFISNPQEERLLKTREHQDKLAKAVFKAVRSHFEKNPPDDSLFAKLKAQKPRENSVHKVRSGESLSVLANQYGVSVAQIKQANNLKTNRLLIGQTLTIPRS, encoded by the coding sequence ATGCAAGTTAACATACTAAAAATAATTATTTCGTGCCTTTGCTTACTGTTTGTTTGCAGTTTTCCTGCGCATGCAACAAAACAAAATGAGATCACCAGTGTTCGAGTCTGGCCTTCTCCACAAAGTACCCGAGTTGTCTTTGATCTTCAACAAAAGCCTGAATTTAGCTATTTCATGCTAAAAAACCCGTTACGGTTGGTTGTCGATTTTAAAGAAACAAAACAAGACCAAGTATTGCCTCAGGTAACGGGGGAGCACTCGGTCATTTCAAAAATTAGATATAGTAAACCGAAGAAAAAGGGTTGGGTGCGGATTGTATTAGAGCTCAATCAGTCGGTAAAACCAGTCTTATTTGCCCTCGCGCCAACAGAGCCGTATACCGACAGATTGGTTGTTGATTTATATGGTAAAAACCCAGAGAAAAAAACCACACCAGCAATAGCTAAAAATCGTGATATTAGTGGCGATCGTGACATTGTTATTGCTGTTGTTGCTGGCCATGGTGGTGAAGATCCGGGTTCTATCGGTCCGTCTGGCACGTATGAGAAAACCATTACCTTACAAATAGCAAAGCGGTTGGCTGCGCTTATCGACAAACAACCCGGTATGAAAGCGGTGTTGCCTCGAACCGGTGATTATTATGTCAAACTCAATACTCGTTCTGAGCGTGCTAGGCAGCACAAAGCTGATTTTTTAATTTCTATCCACGCTGATGCATTTGTGACGCCTCAGCCAAGTGGTGCGTCAGTGTTCGTATTATCTCTTCGTCGGGCTAATACTGAAACAGCGAAATGGATTGAGGATAGCGAAAAACAATCTGAGTTACTCGGTGGTGCAGCTGATGTAATAAAAGATACTCAAAATGAAAAGTATTTAGCGCAAGCCTTGCTTGATATGTCGATGGATCACTCCATGAGAACTGGGATGCAAGTCGCTGATGAAGTGACCAAAGAGCTTGCTAAAGTCACTAAAATGCATAAAAAAAGGCCACAAGCAGCAAGCCTTGCGGTGCTTAAGTCTCCCGATATCCCCTCTATTTTGGTTGAGACTGGGTTTATTTCTAACCCTCAAGAAGAGCGGCTGTTGAAGACGCGAGAGCATCAAGATAAATTAGCCAAAGCCGTGTTTAAAGCGGTGCGCTCTCACTTTGAGAAAAATCCTCCAGATGATTCATTGTTTGCAAAACTCAAAGCGCAAAAACCTAGAGAAAACAGTGTTCACAAAGTACGTTCAGGAGAATCTCTTAGCGTGCTTGCCAATCAATATGGTGTTTCTGTGGCGCAAATTAAGCAAGCGAATAACTTGAAAACGAACCGCCTGTTAATCGGCCAAACTCTCACTATTCCAAGAAGCTAA
- the mutL gene encoding DNA mismatch repair endonuclease MutL, which translates to MSIQILPARLANQIAAGEVVERPASVVKELVENSLDAGATRIQIDIERGGHKLIRIRDNGSGIDKDELTLALSRHATSKLKTLDDLENICSLGFRGEALASISSVSRLSLSSKPAHQEDAWQAQAEGRDMAVTVKPVAHPNGTTIEVVDLFFNTPARRKFLRTEKTEFNHIDELLKRIALSRFDVSISLKHNGKMVRQYRPVQNENDTIKRVAQVAGKDFLAHASFLESGDEQLNIHGWILPSGMATEPQYTYVNGRMMRDKLILHAIRQAFEEVCPNQSIPAFVLYLTIDPRQVDVNVHPAKHEVRFHQARLIHDFILQAVKQAAEPTITGLNIALPDDVAIDEYRQSHSDSLALCEPNHQVSQGSYQPRPQSSGASYQPRSISQDAKVQQYTANAFYQGVAEQRAQHFDQPIVVTNEDSPEAPCSSKEVQYLTLEQGRCVLKHQGDVYLSHLRNILPDYWQAELEQKGELEGKSLLLPVRVSVSEDNATLLANNLSWLTILGYELIIQTHYVMIKKLPPCVYSVDVNQVADKLILICQQKLTNIEQWLTWQASWCHPRFFNGQQNASLYQFLINKPQMNALLFEKAVKIDLTDFIEQLERNSIN; encoded by the coding sequence ATGAGCATTCAAATATTACCCGCACGCTTGGCAAACCAAATCGCTGCGGGTGAAGTGGTTGAGCGACCAGCTTCGGTTGTCAAAGAGTTGGTTGAAAATAGTTTAGATGCCGGTGCGACTCGTATCCAAATTGATATTGAGCGGGGAGGGCATAAGCTCATCCGTATTCGTGATAATGGCTCTGGTATCGATAAAGATGAACTTACTTTGGCGTTATCACGTCATGCAACGAGTAAACTAAAAACCCTTGATGACCTTGAAAACATTTGTTCTTTAGGATTTCGTGGTGAGGCGTTAGCTTCGATTAGTTCAGTATCACGTTTAAGTTTAAGCTCAAAACCAGCGCATCAAGAAGATGCGTGGCAAGCGCAAGCTGAAGGTCGAGATATGGCTGTCACAGTCAAACCTGTCGCGCATCCGAATGGCACAACCATTGAAGTGGTGGATCTCTTTTTTAATACCCCAGCTCGACGAAAGTTTTTAAGAACTGAAAAAACAGAATTTAATCATATTGATGAATTATTAAAACGAATTGCATTGAGTCGTTTTGATGTGTCAATTAGCTTGAAACATAATGGCAAAATGGTTCGCCAGTATCGACCCGTACAGAATGAAAACGATACGATAAAACGTGTTGCACAAGTAGCGGGGAAAGACTTTTTAGCGCATGCATCTTTTCTTGAATCTGGTGATGAGCAATTAAATATTCACGGTTGGATTTTACCCTCAGGGATGGCGACTGAGCCACAGTACACATACGTAAATGGACGAATGATGCGTGATAAGCTTATTTTGCACGCAATCCGACAAGCTTTTGAAGAAGTATGCCCCAATCAATCTATACCAGCTTTTGTTTTATACCTGACAATCGATCCGCGTCAAGTGGATGTGAATGTTCATCCGGCAAAGCATGAAGTGCGTTTTCATCAAGCAAGGTTGATTCACGATTTTATTTTACAAGCAGTCAAACAAGCTGCAGAGCCAACAATAACTGGACTGAATATTGCGCTACCTGATGATGTGGCTATTGATGAATACCGACAGAGTCATTCTGACAGCCTTGCGCTTTGTGAGCCTAATCATCAAGTGAGTCAAGGCTCCTACCAGCCACGCCCACAATCTTCGGGTGCAAGTTATCAACCGAGAAGCATCTCACAAGATGCAAAAGTTCAGCAGTATACTGCGAATGCTTTTTATCAAGGGGTGGCAGAGCAACGCGCCCAACATTTTGATCAACCAATCGTGGTGACAAATGAAGATTCGCCTGAGGCTCCTTGCTCGAGTAAAGAAGTGCAATATTTAACTTTGGAGCAGGGCCGATGTGTTTTGAAGCACCAAGGTGATGTGTACTTGTCTCATTTAAGAAATATTTTGCCTGATTATTGGCAGGCTGAGTTAGAGCAAAAAGGAGAGTTGGAGGGGAAGTCGCTGCTGCTTCCCGTTCGCGTGAGCGTGTCTGAAGATAACGCTACGTTATTAGCTAATAATTTATCTTGGCTGACAATTTTAGGCTATGAACTCATTATTCAAACGCACTATGTGATGATCAAAAAATTACCACCTTGCGTATATTCAGTGGATGTTAACCAAGTCGCTGATAAATTGATTCTTATTTGCCAACAAAAGTTAACAAATATCGAACAGTGGTTAACGTGGCAAGCAAGCTGGTGTCACCCAAGGTTCTTTAATGGGCAGCAAAATGCTTCCTTATACCAATTTCTTATTAATAAACCACAAATGAACGCGCTTCTTTTTGAAAAAGCCGTTAAAATAGATCTTACTGATTTTATAGAGCAATTAGAGCGGAACAGCATCAATTGA
- the miaA gene encoding tRNA (adenosine(37)-N6)-dimethylallyltransferase MiaA produces the protein MKRLPVIFLMGPTAAGKTDLAISLCQHLNTEIISVDSALIYRNMDIGTAKPTQQELAVAPHRLIDILDAKESYSVADFRQDALNHIEQLHQQGKIPVLVGGTMMYFKALLEGISPLPEADPEIRAQLEQEAQKEGWPALHQQLQEIDPVAAERIKPNDSQRINRALEVYRITGKPMTELQKVKSAPLPFDVFQFAIAPKDRSVLHQRIEKRFKMMLDQGFESEVKALYQRGDLTTTLPSIRCVGYRQMWDYLDGLVEYDDMVFRGIAATRQLAKRQLTWLRSWQDVTWLDSGAEENLQRVLSSLS, from the coding sequence TTGAAGCGTTTACCAGTCATTTTTTTAATGGGCCCAACGGCCGCAGGAAAAACTGATTTAGCCATTAGTTTATGTCAACATTTAAATACTGAAATCATCAGTGTTGATTCTGCGTTGATTTACCGTAACATGGATATCGGTACAGCTAAGCCAACTCAGCAAGAACTTGCTGTAGCGCCACACCGCTTAATTGATATTTTAGATGCGAAAGAAAGCTATTCGGTGGCTGACTTTAGGCAAGATGCTCTGAATCATATAGAACAATTGCACCAACAAGGAAAAATCCCAGTGTTGGTGGGCGGCACTATGATGTACTTTAAGGCTTTATTAGAGGGAATTTCACCGTTACCTGAAGCAGATCCTGAGATTCGTGCCCAGCTGGAGCAAGAAGCCCAAAAAGAAGGCTGGCCTGCGCTGCATCAGCAATTACAAGAAATTGACCCTGTGGCTGCTGAGCGAATTAAGCCTAATGATTCACAGCGAATTAATCGCGCTTTAGAAGTGTATCGTATAACGGGTAAGCCAATGACTGAGTTACAAAAAGTGAAGTCTGCGCCTCTGCCTTTTGATGTTTTCCAATTTGCGATAGCCCCTAAAGATCGCAGTGTATTGCATCAGCGAATTGAAAAAAGATTTAAAATGATGCTCGATCAGGGCTTTGAATCTGAAGTAAAAGCCTTATATCAAAGAGGTGACCTGACAACTACTTTGCCATCAATTCGTTGTGTTGGTTATCGTCAAATGTGGGATTACCTAGACGGCTTAGTTGAGTACGATGATATGGTATTTCGTGGCATCGCAGCGACCCGTCAATTAGCAAAAAGACAGCTAACTTGGTTACGCAGTTGGCAAGACGTAACTTGGCTTGATTCTGGAGCTGAAGAAAACTTGCAACGTGTGTTAAGTTCGCTAAGCTAA
- the hfq gene encoding RNA chaperone Hfq: MAKGQSLQDPFLNALRRERIPVSIYLVNGIKLQGKIQSFDQFVILLENTVNQMVYKHAISTVVPARAINFHAQPEDAASTDSEDDGNF, from the coding sequence ATGGCAAAGGGCCAATCTCTACAAGACCCATTTTTGAATGCGCTACGTCGCGAGCGTATTCCTGTCTCAATTTACTTAGTTAATGGTATTAAACTACAAGGTAAAATTCAGTCTTTTGATCAGTTTGTAATTTTGCTTGAAAACACGGTAAACCAAATGGTTTACAAACATGCCATCTCTACAGTTGTACCAGCTCGAGCGATTAATTTTCACGCTCAACCTGAGGATGCTGCGTCAACTGATAGTGAAGATGACGGCAATTTTTAA